The Nostoc cf. commune SO-36 genomic sequence CAACCATGACACTGAGTGGATTAGTATCAGGTATCACAATAGATACTAGCCGGAGCAGGAAAAATAGGATGATACTCACCATAGGCCCAGCGATCGCTACTTGAAAAGCTTTGCCCGGAGTTTTAGATTCTTCTTCAATAGCAGCAATCCCGCCAAATAGAAATAGGGTAATTGAATTAACTTTAATGCCTTGCGATCGGGCTACTAAGCTATGCCCCAACTCATGTAACAATACCGAACCAAATAGCAACAGTGCCATAACTATTCCAGCACTCCAAGCTATAACAGTCCCCCATTCTTGATAAGCTACCCCAAAGTTAAGAGTTGCCAACCCTAAAATCACAAACCATAACGGGTCTAAAAACAGGGGAATTCCAAATAAAGACCCAATTTTCCAATTTGTTTGCATTACATTGTCCTAAAACTAGATATCGCCAGTAGTTTCTGTACTGCAATATTTGCGTATATACTTATACATATATTTCCGAGCATCAATTCGATAGTGCCGAGTGACGAAATGCTCTGCTCTTATTTCTAGAATAGCTAATTAATGCCTGTGAGCAAAGCTCTGAAGTGGGGCATTGGGAAGAGGCAAAGGGGCAGGGAGCAGTGAGCAGAGGGGAAATAGGTAATTTTTATTCTTCCCCTGCTTCCCCGTTCTTTCTCCTGCATAAATTAACTGAATAAGCCTTGTAAAGGGGATTAACCTGTTTCTAAAGCCATATCAATCCTCCGTTGATGAAGTAGCTGGAATCGTCCCTCAAGGGAAGGTTAGTATCTCCCCCCTCAGTTAGGCTGACTACGCGAAGACTGACTGGCTAATGCTCATGAGTTATTTTGCTGGAGAAGGAACCAAAATCGTTTTTAGGAGTTTTGTATTGATGGCGGCGTTAGTTGTAACGCCGCCATCATCGCAAAACTACAGACGACCGATGTTAGTCAGTCCTAAAACGATGCCAACGCCGATAATATGACCAAAAGCCATCGCTGCAACGAATGTTGGAACACTAATCGGCAGGATGGGGAACTTGGGGCCAACTAAGGGTTTTTCGATCCTAGTACTTAGCAAAACAATTACTAAGCAAGTGATGCTGATGATGATGCCAACTGTAGGATTCCACGCAGGTGTTGTGGGAACAGTTGCCTGGGCTGCTAGTAAAATAGATGAAATCAAGCTTTTGTCTCCTAAAATGTAGACCTACAAAATTATAAAATTACCAAGGTACAAAAGTTTTGCGGATAGTTTAGACTTTCTTGAGGATTATTTTAAATTTGTTAAATTTTCATGCGCGTTAAAATTTGCGGCATTACTCAACCACAGCAGTCTGTAGCGATCGCCTCTATGGGGGCCACGGC encodes the following:
- the psaK gene encoding photosystem I reaction center subunit PsaK, with amino-acid sequence MISSILLAAQATVPTTPAWNPTVGIIISITCLVIVLLSTRIEKPLVGPKFPILPISVPTFVAAMAFGHIIGVGIVLGLTNIGRL